The following are encoded in a window of Podospora pseudoanserina strain CBS 124.78 chromosome 6, whole genome shotgun sequence genomic DNA:
- the SSA2 gene encoding Hsp70 chaperone (COG:O; EggNog:ENOG503NVJE) encodes MAPAVGIDLGTTYSCVGVFREDRCEIIANDQGNRTTPSFVAFTDTERLIGDAAKNQVAMNPINTVFDAKRLIGRKFTDAEVQADMKHFPFKIIERGGKPVIQVEFKGETKVFTPEEISSMVLTKMRETAEAYLGGTVNNAVVTVPAYFNDSQRQATKDAGLIAGLNVLRIINEPTAAAIAYGLDKKIEGERNVLIFDLGGGTFDVSLLTIEEGIFEVKSTAGDTHLGGEDFDNRLVNHFCSEFKRKHKKYDLSGNPRALRRLRTACERAKRTLSSSAQTSIEIDSLYEGIDFYTSITRARFEELCQDLFRSTLQPVDRVLTDAKIDKSQVHEIVLVGGSTRIPRIQKLITDYFNGKEPNKSINPDEAVAYGAAVQAAILSGDTSSKSTNEILLLDVAPLSLGIETAGGMMTKLIPRNTTIPTKKSEVFSTFSDNQPGVLIQVYEGERQRTKDNNLLGKFELTGIPPAPRGIPQIEVTFDLDANGIMNVSALEKGTGKTNQIVITNDKGRLSKEDIERMLAEAEKFKEEDEAEGARVAAKNGLESYAYSLRNTLSDPKVDEKLDASDKETLKTEIDKIVAWLDESQQATKEEYEDRQKELEGVANPIMMKFYGAGGAPPGGMPGGAPGGFPGGAGGPGATHDDGPTVEEVD; translated from the exons ATGGCTCCCGCTGTCGGTATCGACTTGGGTACGACGTACTCTTGCGTCGGTGTCTTCCGTGAGGATCG GTGCGAAATCATTGCCAACGACCAGGGTAACAGAACCACTCCCTCTTTCGTTGCTTTTACCGATACCGAGCGTCTTATTGGAGATGCCGCCAAGAACCAGGTCGCCATGAACCCCATCAACACAGTCTTCGACGCCAAGCGTCTCATTGGTCGCAAGTTCACCGACGCTGAGGTCCAGGCCGACATGAAGCACTTCCCCTTCAAGATCATTGAGCGTGGCGGCAAGCCCGTCATCCAGGTCGAGTTCAAGGGCGAAACCAAGGTCTTCACCCCTGAGGAGATCTCCTCCATGGTCCTCACCAAGATGCGTGAGACCGCCGAGGCCTACCTCGGTGGCACCGTCAACAATGCCGTCGTCACCGTCCCTGCCTACTTCAACGACTCTCAGCGTCAGGCTACCAAGGACGCCGGTCTCATTGCTGGCCTCAATGTCCTTCGCATCATCAACGAGCCCACTGCCGCTGCCATTGCTTATGGTCTTGACAAGAAGATTGAGGGCGAGCGCAAcgtcctcatcttcgacTTGGGCGGTGGTACCTTCGATGTCTCTCTCCTCACCATTGAGGAGGGTATCTTTGAGGTCAAGTCCACTGCTGGTGACACCCATTTGGGAG GTGAGGACTTCGACAACAGACTTGTAAATCATTTCTGCTCTGAGTTCAAGCGCAAGCACAAGAAGTAC GATCTTTCCGGCAACCCCCGTGCCCTGCGCCGTCTCCGCACGGCCTGCGAGCGTGCCAAGCGtaccctctcctccagcgcACAGACCTCCATTGAGATCGACTCTCTCTACGAGGGTATCGATTTCtacacctccatcacccgTGCCCGCTTCGAAGAGTTGTGCCAGGATCTTTTCCGCTCTACCCTCCAGCCCGTCGACCGCGTCCTTACCGATGCCAAGATCGACAAGTCCCAGGTCCACGAGatcgtcctcgtcggtggCTCCACCCGTATTCCCCGCATCCAGAAGCTTATCACCGACTACTTCAATGGCAAGGAGCCCAACAAGTCCATCAACCCCGATGAGGCTGTTGCCTATGGTGCCGCCGTCCAGGCCGCCATTCTCTCCGGTGACACTTCCTCCAAGTCCACCAACGAGATCTTGCTTCTCGATGTTGCCCCTTTGTCCCTCGGTATCGAGACCGCTGGTGGTATGATGACCAAGCTCATTccccgcaacaccaccattccCACCAAGAAGTCTGAGGTCTTCTCTACCTTCTCCGACAACCAGCCTGGTGTGCTTATCCAGGTCTACGAGGGTGAGCGGCAGCGcaccaaggacaacaacTTGCTCGGCAAGTTCGAGCTTACTGGCATTCCCCCCGCTCCCCGTGGTATTCCCCAGATTGAGGTTACCTTCGATCTTGATGCCAACGGAATCATGAACGTCTCTGCCCTTGAGAAGGGCACTGGCAAGACCAACCAAAttgtcatcaccaacgacaagGGTCGTCTCTCCAAGGAGGACATTGAGCGCATGCTtgctgaggctgagaagttcaaggaggaggatgaggctgagGGTGCCCGTGTCGCTGCCAAGAACGGCCTTGAGTCGTATGCCTACTCCCTGCGCAACACTCTCTCTGACCCCAAGGTCGATGAGAAGCTTGACGCCTCCGACAAGGAGACTCTCAAGACCGAGATTGACAAGATCGTCGCTTGGCTCGATGAGTCTCAGCAGGCTACCAAGGAGGAGTACGAGGATCGCCagaaggagttggagggtgTTGCCAACCCCATCATGATGAAGTTCTAcggtgctggcggtgctcCCCCTGGTGGCATGCCCGGCGGTGCTCCTGGCGGTTTCCccggtggtgccggtggccCTGGTGCCACCCACGATGACGGCCCCaccgtcgaggaggtcgactAA
- the RFG1 gene encoding slightly ste11-like protein (EggNog:ENOG503P0YZ; COG:K), translated as MTEVIPSSSQQQQQQQPHQQQQTGPLTRSAMSAAMLAGGGSTPSTSSSIRTAVGGGESASIPAARATSTRQDTHIVTSAPLLPSGPAHSTRGSSSFSSSSHGHIFQLGSGPITRKRAASINTEEANNHSRIESLTLQTPTSNPSSFHGDRVPEDNGSGQDLVCLCAPPPKIPRPRNAFILYRQAHQATIVQQNPGLANPDISKIIGENWKAEPEESKNRWKELAEAEKLRHQTQFPGYRYQPRRGNKSGAPSGRTTAPGQDPHKCPNCGGRYIATPRTPSTPFMTPTAAKQPPFPGGGGHPPPPGYPRHQQPPPTPASARGAARPQWGPQGSGANLYDIREHYEDAYSPSEAKRRRYNAAGSYQNYHSLPSPPPPRPHSYPGPPRGSVSRASMSMSSSPTPGYGPPQLPGPSSMLARVSPGPSPLSGGSITGSMAPPPVPRAPSLLLSMSSPYGPPSHQYPPPPPQHQTYLHQSQQQRTGSLSSVLSGGASQPPTGGEFDESLRLPPLHLSTSTSNPSTSRIPTSPDNESEIGSAYPSSTKTAFYSSHPPSAFSGPQSNTRQDSKEEEAARHSVEAMVMSISYINKLRVLERISPPLGSDTQRTRKKRRGPIIAVEGVDLSLMKLVGGVIERALRQERGENWDIMTWNAADDESSDDGTTKERTGSFSSRESNASSSKVVLGSRAGSTTPVPFRQPSDSSPFETYLRTITKWHAKSNEIVSFVTSPQGSSPSASHPSSDTESMTPTPRHRHPLPGHASSPKVPIALLPSGFSLTLSDKFACQTPISDSYAPVDHWQWMATLWRGVAGADLVVYVKGIYQQQHQQSSNFSPKEQQQQGGGVEIKAGGLIAVKIPVLMSQEGGEQ; from the exons ATGACAGAAGTAATACCTTCGtcctcacagcagcagcaacagcagcaaccacatcagcagcagcagactgGCCCTTTAACCCGCTCAGCCATGTCTGCTGCGATGTTGGCAGGAGGGGGAAGCACACCGTCCACATCTTCGTCCATAAGAACAGCCGTCGGAGGCGGAGAGTCAGCATCAATACCGGCTGCAAGGGCCACAtcgacaagacaagacactCACATTGTGACCTCAGCTCCTCTTTTACCCTCTGGCCCTGCCCATTCTACTCgtggctcttcttctttttcttcctcttcgcaCGGGCATATTTTTCAGCTCGGCAGCGGGCCAATAACTAGAAAGCGAGCGGCGTCCATTAACACGGAGGAAGCCAACAACCATTCACGGATCGAAAGCTTGACCCTTCAGACACCTACAAGCAATCCCAGTTCTTTTCACGGTGACCGTGTTCCAGAGGACAACGGTTCTGGGCAGGATCTTGTCTGTCTTTGCGCACCTCCACCGAAGATTCCAAGACCAAGAAACG CTTTTATACTCTATCGCCAAGCCCATCAAGCGACGATTGTTCAACAAAATCCTGGTCTCGCCAACCCGGATATTTCCAAGATCATTGGCGAGAACTGGAAGGCTGAGCCAGAAGAGTCCAAAAACAGGTGGAAAGAGCTGGCAGAGGCGGAAAAGCTGCGGCATCAGACACAGTTTCCAGGCTATCGATATCAGCCGAGAAGAGGAAACAAGAGTGGTGCTCCATCAGGTAGAACAACTGCGCCAGGGCAAGATCCACACAAGTGTCCAAACTGTGGAGGAAGATACATTGCCACCCCGAGAACACCATCTACGCCATTCATGACTCCCACGGCGGCGAAacagcccccttttccaggcggaggaggccatccaccacctccgggCTACCCTCGCCACCAGCAACCTCCACCGACGCCTGCTTCGGCAAGAGGAGCCGCTCGACCTCAATGGGGACCACAAGGAAGTGGTGCCAACCTGTACGATATTCGTGAACACTACGAGGATGCTTATTCTCCGTCGGAAGCCAAGCGTAGGAGGTACAATGCAGCAGGAAGCTACCAAAACTACCATTCCctaccatcaccccctcctccacgacctcATTCATACCCCGGGCCTCCCAGGGGGTCTGTGTCTCGAGCTTCGATGAGCATGAGTAGTTCGCCCACACCGGGTTACGGGCCTCCGCAACTGCCGGGTCCATCTTCCATGCTTGCTCGTGTCAGCCCAGGACCGAGCCCACTGTCAGGAGGTAGCATCACGGGTAGTAtggctcctccacccgtTCCCAGAGCCCCaagtttgttgttgtccatgTCATCTCCGTACGGCCCTCCTTCACACCAATacccgccaccgccaccacaacatcaaacatACCTACACCAATCCCAACAGCAACGCACGGGCTCATTGTCGTCTGTTCTCTCCGGCGGTgcttcccaacctccaactgGTGGTGAGTTTGACGAGTCCCTCCGcctgcctcccctccatctgtCGACTTCAACGAGTAATCCTTCTACTTCTCGAATTCCAACCTCCCCAGACAATGAGTCCGAAATTGGAAGTGCCTACCCTTCCAGCACTAAAACCGCATTCTATTCTTCCCACCCACCTTCTGCCTTTTCTGGTCCCCAAAGCAACACCCGTCAAGActccaaggaggaggaagccgccCGACACAGCGTGGAAGCGATGGTAATGTCCATTTCCtacatcaacaagctccGAGTTCTGGAACGAATTTCTCCTCCTTTGGGTTCAGATACCCAGAGAACTCGGAAGAAGAGGCGAGGCCCTATAATTGCtgtggaaggggttgatctGTCTTTGATGAAGCTTGTAGGCGGTGTCATCGAGCGTGCCCTGCGCCAGGAAAGAGGCGAGAACTGGGATATCATGACGTGGAACGCCGCCGATGACGAATCGTCCGACGACGGGACAACAAAAGAGCGAACCGGTAGCTTCTCCAGCAGGGAAAGCAACGCCAGCAGCTCTAAGGTCGTCCTCGGCTCCAGAGCCGGTAGCACGACGCCGGTTCCGTTCCGCCAACCATCCGACTCTAGCCCGTTCGAGACATACCTCCGCACCATCACAAAGTGGCACGCCAAATCGAACGAGATTGTCTCGTTTGTCACTTCCCCGCAGGGCTCCTCCCCGTCGGCGAGCCACCCCTCGTCGGATACCGAGTCGATGACGCCCACCCCTCGACACCGGCATCCTCTGCCTGGTCATGCGTCATCCCCAAAGGTGCCCATCGCGCTTCTTCCTAGCGGGTTTAGCTTGACGCTGTCGGATAAGTTTGCTTGTCAAACACCCATTAGTGATTCATATGCGCCGGTGGATCACTGGCAGTGGATGGCTACGCTTTGGAGGGGCGTTGCTGGGGCGGATTTGGTGGTTTATGTCAAGGGGATttatcagcagcagcatcagcag tcGTCGAATTTCTCGCcgaaggagcagcagcaacaggggggaggtgtggagatcaaggctggggggttgattgCGGTCAAGATTCCTGTTTTGATGTCtcaggaggggggggagcaGTAG
- the RVB1 gene encoding RuvB ATP-dependent DNA helicase pontin (EggNog:ENOG503NV13; COG:L), which yields MVQISEVRGNSRDHRTAAHTHIKGLGLNSAGIAEKQAAGFVGQNSAREACGVVVDLIRAHKMAGRGVLLAGGPGTGKTALALAISQELGTKIPFCPITGSEIYSTEVKKTEVLMENFRRAIGLKVRETKDVYEGEVTELTPEEAENPLGGYGKTISTLLIGLKSARGQKKLRLDPSIYEAIQKERVTVGDVIYIETNTGACKRVGRSDAYATEFDLEAEEYVPIPKGEVHKKKEIVQDVSLHDLDVANARPQGGQDIMSMMGQLMKPKMTEITDKLRGEINKVVSKYINQGVAELVPGVLFIDEAHMLDVECFTYLNKALESPISPIVVLASNRGVTTIRGADDLVAAHGIPPDFLSRLLIIPTHPYEPEEIKRIVRIRSTTEGVQLTDAAVDKIAEHGVRISLRYCLQLLAPASILARVNGRSQIDVQDVAECEDLFLDARRSAQVLASESGRGFIS from the exons ATGGTTCAAATCAGCGAAGTCCGCGGCAACAGCCGCGACCATCGCACAGCGGCGCACACCCACATCAAGGGCCTAGGTCTCAACTCGGCGGGTATCGCTGAGAAGCAGGCTGCTGGCTTTGTTGGACAAAACTCGGCGCGCGAG GCATGCGGCGTTGTCGTCGACCTCATCCGAGCGCACAAGATGGCCGGCCGtggcgtcctcctcgccggcggTCCAGGCACAGGCAAGAcagccctcgccctcgccatcaGCCAAGAGCTCGGCACCAAGATTCCCTTTTGCCCCATCACCGGCAGCGAAATCTACTCGACCGAAGTGAAGAAGACCGAAGTCTTGATGGAGAACTTTCGGCGGGCAATCGGGCTCAAGGTCCGCGAGACCAAGGATGTGTACGAGGGCGAGGTCACAGAACTCACACCAGAAGAGGCGGAAAACCCCTTGGGCGGATACGGCAAGACTATTAGTACTCTGCTCATCGGGCTCAAGAGCGCGCGAGGACAAAAAAAGTTGAGACTGGACCCCAGCATCTACGAGGCTATTCAGAAGGAGAGAGTTACTGTGGGTGATGTGATTTACATCGAGACGAATACCGGTGCGTGcaagagggtggggaggtcgGATGCGTATGCGACTGAATTCGAtctggaggcggaggagtaTGTGCCCATCCCCAAGGGTGAGGTacacaagaagaaggagatcgTGCAGGACGTGAGCCTGCACGATTTGGATGTGGCCAACGCTAGACCGCAGGGGGGCCAGGACATTATGAGCATGATGGGCCAGCTGATGAAGCCAAAGATGACGGAGATTACGGATAAGCTGAGGGGCGAGATAAACAAGGTGGTGAGCAAGTATATCAACCAGGGTGTGGCGGAGCTGGTGCCGGGTGTGCTGTTCATAGATGAG GCGCACATGCTCGATGTTGAGTGCTTTACCTACCTCAACAAAGCGTTGGAGTCCCCTATTTCCCCTATTGTGGTCCTGGCTTCGAACCGGGGTGTCACCACCATTCGTGGGGCTGACGACCTGGTAGCTGCCCATGGTATCCCCCCTGACTTTTTGtctcgcctcctcatcattcCCACCCATCCGTATGAGcccgaggagatcaagagaATCGTACGGATTCGGTCAACCACCGAGGGCGTGCAGCTCACAGACGCCGCTGTCGACAAGATTGCGGAGCATGGTGTGCGTATCAGTCTTCGTTACTGCCTCCAACTATTGGCTCCAGCCAG TATTCTTGCTCGGGTCAATGGCCGCTCTCAGATTGATGTTCAGGATGTTGCAGAGTGCGAGGACTTGTTCCTTGATGCCAGACGTAGCGCCCAGGTGTTGGCCAGCGAGTCGGGCCGGGGTTTCATTTCATAA
- a CDS encoding hypothetical protein (COG:E; COG:G; EggNog:ENOG503Q3AM), whose translation MSRYLNVPSKQSEQRDDDGVIDNLPMEVVATGKVRTSSPYLTTNIQGLRSRSVSPNPQRGALSSSPSRRAPAPASPRSPTLSREKQKQSAFSRSCHAFWKKNKGPILVVFAQLFGALMNVSARLLELEGDGMHPLQILFVRMSVTSILSCIYMYWKNIPDFPMGPRNIRSLLLLRGFSGFFGIYGMWYSMMYLPLAEATVITFLAPCVAGYICHLLLKDPFTRKEQIASFIALGGVVLIAKPTSLFSSSTDSPPPSSGEGSHHPPGDNATPTQRLFAILVALLGVLGAAGAYSTIRWIGKRTHPLITVNYFSVFSTIVSTTALLVCPLLDIGQPAIRFGFPSSGHQWFLLGILGICGFGLQFLLTAGLAGEKSNRATAMVYTHMLFAAGFDRWVFGHTMGLWSVMGCALILGGAMWAALGKKKVEGAGSKEQDVEGGGANSREEGVPMLNGEDTSSGDEEGSVEMDRLRSR comes from the exons ATGTCCCGTTATCTAAACGTACCTAGCAAACAGTCTGAGCAGAgggatgatgacggtgtCATTGACAACCTTCccatggaggtggtggccacTGGCAAGGTTAGGACTTCATCGCCATACTTGACAACAAACATACAAGGTCTTCGATCACGGTCTGTCAGTCCAAACCCGCAACGAGGAGCCTTATCGTCCTCACCTTCACGCCgtgctccagctccagcctcGCCAAGGTCCCCTACCCTTTCTCGAGAGAAGCAAAAGCAAAGTGCCTTCTCGAGGTCATGTCATGCATTCTGGAAGAAGAATAAGGGACCGATATTGGTGGTCTTTGCACAGTTGTTTGGTGCTCTCATGAACGTTTCGGCAAGGCTACTCGAGTTAGAAGGAGATGGAATGCACCCTCTCCAGATTCTCTTTGTGCGGATGAGCGTCACCTCGATACTCTCTTGCATATACATGTACTGGAAGAACATCCCCGATTTTCCCATGGGTCCCAGGAATATCAGATCTCTGTTGCTTCTTAGAGGGTTCAGCGGATTC TTTGGTATCTATGGCATGTGGTATTCCATGATGTACCTTCCCCTGGCCGAGGCAACAGTcatcaccttcctcgcccccTGTGTAGCAGGCTACATATGCCACCTGCTGCTCAAGGACCCGTTCACTCGCAAAGAACAGATCGCCTCGTTCATAGCCCTCGGAGGAGTTGTCCTCATCGCTAAACCCACTTCACTCTTCTCGTCTTCCACTGATTCACCTCCGCCATCGTCAGGGGAAGGTTCTCACCATCCACCTGGAGACAATGCAACACCTACCCAACGTCTTTTCGCCATCTTGGTTGCCTTACTCGGCGTCCTTGGAGCAGCGGGGGCATACAGTACCATCCGCTGGATAGGCAAACGGACACACCCGCTAATCACGGTCAACTATTTCTCTGTTTTTAGCACCATCGTCAGCACCACTGCTTTACTTGTCTGCCCACTGCTGGATATCGGACAGCCAGCCATCAGATTTGGGTTTCCGTCGTCAGGTCATCAGTGGTTTCTGTTGGGAATCTTGGGTATATGCGGCTTCGGTTTGCAGTTTCTGTTGACGGCAGGGCTCGCAGGAGAAAAGAGCAACAGGGCGACGGCAATGGTATACACTCACATGCTGTTTGCTGCTGGGTTTGACAGGTGGGTGTTTGGACATACAATGGGGCTGTGGAGTGTGATGGGGTGtgccttgatcttgggagGGGCAATGTGGGCGGCTctgggcaagaagaaggtggaagGGGCGGGGTCCAAGGAGCAGGATGTGGAAGGGGGCGGTGCCAATAGtagagaagaaggggtgcCGATGTTGAATGGAGAGGACACAAGCTCtggggacgaggagggatCTGTGGAAATGGATAGGTTGAGAAGTAGATGA